From one Solanum stenotomum isolate F172 chromosome 12, ASM1918654v1, whole genome shotgun sequence genomic stretch:
- the LOC125847115 gene encoding uncharacterized protein LOC125847115 has product MTEIGTKLNARLDKHDENIRNIQMSQMSFEKQVAQVANSLNLRPQGGLPGDTEPNPKQLHAVSTRSGLQLEKLAPKKRDIESSNKEKNVEEVVKSSNVEVPIPQKKLPPPFPQRLKKMNEDECFGKFLPLLKQVHINLPLVDILQGIPKYAKYVKDIVANKRRLTEYETVALTEECSSRIQNRLPKKLKDPDSFTVQITIGQSANARGLCDLGANRSIARLEGVVEDVLVQVGSLIFPVDFVVLDFEPDSEVPFILGRPFLDTGRALIDVAAGQLTMREHNKVEVFDVYCALKLPSIYEELSTITVIDSIIESQLVLPEDPLERVLVGQQLERDPEVQETESCLNLVVVETRRIQVVFLNRELGPPPKPSIEEAPKL; this is encoded by the exons ATGACTGAAATAGGGACCAAATTAAATGCTAGACTAGATAAGCATGATGAGAACATTAGAAACATCCAGATGTCccaaatgagttttgagaaacAAGTTGCACAAGTGGCTAATTCTTTGAACTTGCGTCCCCAAGGTGGGCTGCCCGGCGATACTGAGCCCAATCCAAAGCAATTGCATGCGGTAAGCACTAGAAGTGGGTTGCAATTAGAGAAACTAGCTCCAAAGAAGAGAGACATTGAGTCAAGtaacaaagaaaagaatgtgGAAGAGGTAGTAAAAAGCTCCAATGTTGAGGTACCCATTCCTCAAAAGAAATTACCACCTCCATTTCCACAGAGGCTCAAAAAGATGAATGAAGATGAATGCTTCGGTAAGTTTCTCCCTCTCCTTAAACAGGTTCACATTAATCTACCTTTGGTTGACATTTTGCAGGGTATCCCGAAGTATGCTAAATACGTGAAGGACATAGTGGCCAACAAGAGGAGACTCACTGAATATGAAACTGTAGCACTTACTGAGGAGTGCAGCTCAAGGATTCAAAACAGATTgcccaaaaagttaaaagatccGGATAGTTTTACTGTGCAAATTACAATTGGACAAAGTGCTAATGCCCGGGggttgtgtgatttgggggcAA ATAGATCCATTGCTAGGCTAGAAGGGGTGGTAGAAGATGTGTTAGTGCAAGTAGGTTCATTGATTTTTCCAGTAGATTTTGTGGTCTTAGACTTTGAACCCGATTCTGAAGTTCCATTTATCTTGGGACGACCTTTCTTGGATACGGGTAGGGCATTGATTGATGTAGCAGCTGGTCAACTAACCATGAGGGAACATAATAAGGTagaggtatttgatgtttattGCGCTTTAAAATTACCTTCTATTTATGAAGAGCTGTCCACTATTACTGTAATTGATAGTATAATAGAGTCACAATTAGTTTTGCCCGAAGACCCATTAGAAAGAGTGTTAGTGGGTCAACAGTTAGAGAGAGATCCTGAAGTTCAAGAGACTGAATCATGCTTAAATCTAGTAGTAGTAGAAACTCGTAGGATTCAAGTGGTGTTTTTAAATCGCGAGTTAGGACCCCCTCCAAAACCATCAATTGAAGAGGCTCCTAAGTTGTAG